A single region of the Lycium barbarum isolate Lr01 chromosome 2, ASM1917538v2, whole genome shotgun sequence genome encodes:
- the LOC132621970 gene encoding GRAS family protein RAM1-like, protein MGDIIDNEEEFLSLTLAIVTNSSYCERKNINKKIKKRKRRELAFINTWDLNESCEGKIFSLLELREAMLKIDVNKKGVVEDGKGLHLIHSLLISATSIDENSMDLAVENLHELYQNVSLVGDSVQRVAAYFADGLIARLLTRKSPFYDMIMKPPTQEEEFLAFTEFYKVSPFYQFAHFTANQAILEAFEKELEYNNGFLHVIDFDISYGFQWPSLIQSLSENATTCNRISLKITGYGKTIDELRETETRLVSFTKGFRNLSFEFHGVLSGSKLSNLTKRKNETLVVNLIFHLNSLSTYSKISETLKEVHDLCPSIVTIVEQEGCKSPQIFLPRFVESLHYFAAMFDSLDDCLPVDSIERLSIEKNHLGKEIKNALNYDHKGGNNNIYSSSRYEQMETWKGRMESHGFLGIPLSCKNIMQAKLLLKIRSHSCSPIQLDGGNGGFRVFEIEDPRAITLVWQDRSIVTASAWYCVL, encoded by the coding sequence ATGGGAGATATTATTGATAATGAGGAAGAGTTCTTGAGTCTTACACTTGCTATAGTCACAAATTCATCATATTGTGAGAGGAAGAATATTAATAAGAAAAtcaagaagaggaagaggagggAATTGGCTTTCATCAATACTTGggatttgaatgaaagttgtgAAGGAAAAATATTTAGTCTATTGGAGTTGAGAGAAGCCATGCTAAAAATTGATGTAAACAAAAAGGGTGTGGTTGAAGATGGAAAAGGCCTTCACCTAATCCACTCATTGCTTATTTCTGCCACAtcaattgatgaaaatagcatggATTTAGCTGTTGAAaaccttcatgaactataccaaaaTGTTTCCTTAGTTGGAGATTCTGTCCAAAGGGTTGCTGCCTATTTTGCTGATGGATTAATAGCGAGGCTATTAACGCGAAAATCACCATTTTATGACATGATAATGAAGCCTCCAACACAAGAAGAAGAGTTCTTGGCTTTCACTGAATTTTACAAGGTCTCTCCTTTTTATCAATTTGCTCATTTCACAGCTAACCAAGCCATTCTTGAAGCCTTCGAAAAAGAATTAGAATATAACAATGGATTCTTGCATGTTATTGACTTTGACATATCCTATGGATTCCAATGGCCTTCTCTTATTCAATCTCTCTCTGAAAATGCAACCACATGTAATAGAATCTCCCTCAAGATCACTGGCTATGGAAAAACAATCGATGAATTGAGAGAAACCGAGACAAGGCTTGTTAGTTTTACAAAGGGTTTTCGAAATTTATCTTTTGAATTTCACGGGGTTTTAAGTGGATCTAAACTTAGTAACCTAACAAAAAGGAAGAATGAAACATTAGTTGTAAATTTGATTTTTCATTTGAACTCATTAAGCACTTATTCCAAGATTTCAGAGACATTGAAAGAAGTCCATGATCTTTGCCCTTCTATAGTTACTATAGTGGAACAAGAAGGATGCAAAAGCCCTCAAATCTTCTTGCCAAGATTCGTGGAGTCATTGCATTATTTTGCAGCCATGTTTGACTCATTGGATGATTGTTTACCTGTTGATAGTATAGAAAGATTGAGCATTGAAAAAAACCATCTTGGGAAAGAGATCAAGAATGCTTTGAACTATGATCATAAAGGTGGCAACAATAATATTTACTCATCATCAAGATATGAACAGATGGAGACATGGAAAGGGAGAATGGAAAGCCATGGATTTTTAGGAATTCCATTGAGTTGTAAGAATATAATGCAAGCAAAGTTGCTTCTGAAAATAAGAAGTCATTCTTGTTCTCCAATACAGCTTGATGGAGGAAATGGAGGGTTTAGGGTTTTTGAAATTGAGGATCCAAGAGCCATTACTCTAGTATGGCAAGATAGGTCAATTGTCACAGCATCTGCATGGTATTGTGTATTGTAA
- the LOC132627111 gene encoding FHA domain-containing protein PS1-like: MENKSPRKAIEEEKKKKIPVFTVLKNGAILKNIFLLDNPPSQETTENEEEILVVGRHPDCNITLEHPSISRFHLRIHSKPSDHSLSVTDLSSVHGTWISGKKLESGVRVELKEGDRMQLGGSSRVYRLHWVPISHAYDLENPFVPPLGESEPDESTQEEKHQDESGFSLQNDQIQKDDDDDMVQGLDSSFSGMSSFPLVRSLTPPAPPMLKQMSSPFPDKYEAANQNLPGNIHEEGEISLLQSAYQPDKENSAPATETADGTPERSQQRCSSIWSRRGKHSSVQIQTGRDRAMNEKVDMETEVESLNREIAGFESVSKDLFASGNKDNEEYVFTPEKENHTPSSLFLGSVKKSCLSEMTNRSDRKSILSNMDENDEEIFTPDKENMTPETRRLRSMKKMGSQHQIKHPKPFKSSSLKLVVEPKFNQAAGCVSHKKEKLGSTTKSTVSNMEENDEEIFTPDKENMTPGTRLMRSMKKIGKLEDLKHLEAFKFSLDNVVDPIFHQTGTPFSSEKENLTDKLLEEQKSTNLASRNLARSEVNTVKNRMDRLPFQSLLVNSSEKTISISPLEDNKSSDNPIKHPQTSEACPFSKNSVMEQKRWTIVVDTGSLLNKESRKSLQLLQGLKGTYLIIPRTVIRELDCMKRRTILFRRTTEECAALEWIEDCMVNAKSWIHVQSCSEETRAVAPTPPAIAPMSVFSEENGKFPVGSLQFSPNSGLMEFASPTADDHILEYALFLKRTNRNVQLVLLSNDLTMKIKAMAEGLNCETAEEFRESLVNPFSERFVWKDSSPRGRTWSCVDDFVLRETYYHGPTTKPSKSGDAAKGLKLILLHNSHYRRHICSAS; this comes from the exons ATGGAGAACAAGTCTCCAAGAAAAGCCAttgaagaagagaagaagaagaagattccAGTGTTTACAGTGTTAAAGAATGGGGCAATCTTGAAGAACATATTCTTGCTTGACAATCCACCAAGTCAAGAAACAACAGAAAATGAAGAAGAGATATTGGTGGTTGGTAGACATCCAGATTGTAACATAACGTTGGAACATCCAAGCATTAGTAGATTTCACCTCCGTATTCACTCTAAACCATCTGATCACTCCCTCTCTGTTACTGATCTCTCTTCAG TCCATGGTACATGGATTTCTGGTAAGAAACTTGAATCAGGAGTTAGGGTGGAGTTGAAAGAAGGCGATAGGATGCAACTTGGAGGTTCCAGCAGAGTTTACAGGCTTCACTGGGTTCCAATCAGCCATGCATACGATTTGGAGAATCCGTTTGTACCTCCTCTTGGTGAATCAGAACCAGATGAAAGCACACAAGAGGAAAAACATCAG GATGAGAGTGGCTTTTCTCTCCAGAATGACCAAATTCagaaggatgatgatgatgatatggtgCAAGGTCTAGACTCATCATTTTCTGGTATGAGTTCGTTTCCGCTTGTGAGAAGTTTGACTCCACCAGCTCCTCCAATGCTTAAGCAAATGAGTTCTCCATTTCCTGATAAATATGAGGCAGCAAACCAAAATCTACCTGGTAATATCCATGAAGAAGGTGAAATCAGTTTGCTGCAGTCTGCTTACCAACCTGACAAGGAAAATAGTGCACCAGCAACAGAAACTGCAGATGGTACCCCAGAAAGATCTCAGCAAAGATGTTCAAGTATTTGGTCTAGAAGAGGAAAACATTCCAGTGTTCAGATTCAAACTGGTAGAGATAGGGCAATGAATGAAAAAGTTGACATGGAAACTGAAGTTGAGTCGCTTAATCGTGAAATTGCAGGATTTGAATCAGTTTCTAAAGATCTTTTTGCTAGTGGAAACAAGGATAACGAGGAATATGTCTTTACTCCTGAAAAAGAGAACCATACTCCAAGTTCTCTCTTCCTTGGATCCGTGAAGAAATCGTGTCTTTCTGAGATGACAAATAGATCGGATAGAAAGTCTATTCTTTCTAATATGGATGAGAATGATGAAGAGATTTTCACTCCGGACAAAGAGAATATGACACCAGAGACTCGTCGGCTGAGGTCAATGAAGAAGATGGGAAGCCAGCATCAAATTAAGCATCCAAAACCGTTTAAATCTTCATCTCTGAAACTTGTGGTTGAGCCCAAATTTAATCAAGCTGCAGGTTGTGTATCCCACAAAAAGGAAAAGCTAGGGTCAACTACTAAATCAACAGTGTcaaatatggaagaaaatgatgAAGAAATTTTCACTCCGGATAAAGAGAATATGACACCTGGTACTCGTTTGATGAGATCAATGAAGAAAATAGGGAAGTTGGAAGATCTTAAGCATCTAGAAGCATTTAAGTTCTCTCTGGATAATGTAGTTGATCCGATATTTCATCAAACTGGAACTCCGTTCTCCTCTGAGAAAGAAAATCTGACTGACAAACTTCTTGAAGAACAGAAATCAACAAACCTTGCCTCCAGAAATCTAGCAAGATCGGAGGTAAACACGGTGAAGAACAGAATGGATCGGCTGCCTTTTCAGTCACTTCTTGTGAACAGCTCCGAAAAGACCATCTCAATATCTCCACTAGAGGACAATAAGTCGAGTGACAATCCAATCAAGCATCCACAGACTAGTGAAGCATGCCCCTTCTCT AAAAACAGTGTCATGGAACAGAAGAGATGGACCATTGTAGTAGATACTGGTTCATTGTTGAATAAGGAATCAAGGAAAAGTTTGCAACTGCTGCAAGGTCTCAAGGGAACTTACCTGATAATTCCTCGAACTG TCATAAGAGAATTGGATTGCATGAAGAGGCGTACTATTCTGTTTAGAAGGACAACTGAGGAGTGTGCAGCATTAGAATGGATAGAAGACTGCATGGTAAATGCAAAGTCATGGATTCATGTACAGAGTTGTTCGGAGGAAACAAGAGCAGTGGCACCAACTCCTCCTGCTATTGCTCCAATGTCTGTGTTCAGTGAGGAGAATGGCAAGTTTCCTGTTGGCTCACTTCAATTTTCTCCAAATAGTGGTCTAATGGAATTTGCCTCACCCACAGCAGACGATCATATCCTTGAATATGCCCTCTTCTTGAAAAGAACCAACAGAAACGTACAACTTGTCCTCCTTAGCAATGATCTTACCATGAAAATAAAGGCCATGGCAGAA GGTTTGAACTGTGAGACAGCAGAAGAGTTTCGCGAGAGCTTAGTGAATCCATTCTCTGAGAGGTTTGTTTGGAAGGACAGCTCTCCCAGGGGAAGGACTTGGTCATGTGTGGATGACTTTGTTCTTAGGGAAACATACTACCACGGCCCTACAACGAAGCCATCAAAGTCAGGAGACGCTGCAAAAGGGTTGAAGCTCATATTGCTCCACAATTCTCATTATAGGCGCCACATCTGTTCAGCCAGCTGA
- the LOC132627113 gene encoding protein SENSITIVE TO PROTON RHIZOTOXICITY 1-like, with amino-acid sequence MDPDDSLCEDPWIKCSSPGNELLKIVPSDNNHSFTNFNLYAQKWEGSSYLDQQIRIEQQFSGFTKPKQHTSEMDQQGNENHDSTRIHDWDPRALLNNLSFLEQKIRQLQELVHLIVGRSGQDGVQGNDLIVQQQQLIIADLTSVIVQLISTAGSLLPTMKHTLSSAIPAASQLGQAGGVTVPSTTGTNAGGMTYNDGVAKVEDQSNHVDQLRDCGIEQNHAADEHESKDEDEAEEEENLPPGSYEILQLEKEEILAPHTHFCTICGKGFKRDANLRMHMRGHGDEYKTPAALAKPHKEPSSEPTLIKRYSCPYVGCKRNKEHKKFQPLKTILCVKNHYKRTHCEKAYTCSRCNVKKFSVIADLKTHEKHCGKDKWLCSCGTTFSRKDKLFGHISLFQGHTPAVSPDETKGSAGTSDRGQTSEVTMKARQENFKVNASHGNEFQNPGDVKEGAYNPNSYFSPLNFDTSNLNGFQEFPRPPFDDSDSSLSFLLSGSCEYPPPQKVAKYMSSTEME; translated from the coding sequence ATGGATCCTGACGACAGTCTATGTGAAGACCCTTGGATAAAATGTTCTTCACCTGGCAATGAATTGCTGAAAATTGTGCCCTCAGATAATAACCATTCATTTACTAATTTCAATCTGTATGCACAGAAATGGGAAGGTTCCTCTTATTTGGATCAACAGATCAGGATTGAGCAACAGTTTTCTGGATTTACTAAACCAAAACAGCACACATCTGAGATGGATCAACAGGGGAATGAAAATCATGACTCGACCAGAATACATGACTGGGATCCAAGAGCTCTGCTGAACAACCTTTCGTTTCTCGAACAAAAGATTCGTCAGCTCCAGGAGCTGGTTCACTTGATAGTTGGACGGAGCGGTCAAGACGGGGTTCAGGGAAATGATCTTATAGTCCAGCAACAGCAGTTAATCATAGCTGATCTTACTTCTGTTATAGTCCAATTGATATCAACTGCCGGAAGTCTTCTTCCAACTATGAAACACACACTTTCCTCTGCGATCCCTGCTGCTAGCCAGCTTGGGCAGGCTGGTGGTGTCACGGTTCCTTCTACAACAGGTACTAATGCTGGTGGGATGACATATAATGACGGTGTTGCGAAGGTGGAAGACCAGTCCAATCACGTTGACCAGTTAAGAGATTGTGGGATTGAACAAAATCATGCTGCTGATGAACATGAATCGAAAGATGAAGATGAAGCTGAGGAAGAAGAGAACCTTCCTCCTGGTTCCTATGAGATTCTGCAGTTGGAGAAGGAGGAAATCCTTGCACCACACACTCACTTCTGCACAATTTGTGGCAAGGGATTTAAGAGGGATGCCAATTTGCGGATGCACATGAGAGGTCATGGTGATGAGTACAAGACTCCAGCAGCTCTTGCAAAGCCTCATAAAGAACCCAGCTCTGAGCCAACACTCATCAAAAGGTATTCCTGTCCTTATGTTGGATGCAAGCGCAATAAGGAGCATAAAAAGTTTCAACCTCTCAAGACCATCTTATGTGTGAAAAACCATTACAAGAGAACCCACTGTGAGAAAGCCTATACTTGCAGTAGATGTAATGTTAAGAAATTTTCAGTAATTGCTGATCTTAAAACACATGAAAAGCATTGTGGTAAGGATAAGTGGCTTTGTTCCTGCGGAACAACATTTTCTAGGAAAGACAAGCTTTTTGGACACATTTCCCTTTTTCAAGGTCATACTCCTGCAGTTTCTCCGGATGAAACTAAAGGATCTGCTGGGACATCTGATCGGGGCCAAACCAGTGAAGTCACCATGAAAGCTCGACAAGAAAACTTTAAGGTAAATGCTTCACATGGCAATGAGTTTCAAAATCCCGGGGATGTAAAAGAGGGTGCATACAATCCAAACAGTTATTTCTCACCTTTGAACTTTGATACTAGCAATCTTAATGGATTTCAAGAGTTCCCTCGACCACCATTTGATGATTCCGATAGCTCATTATCGTTTCTGCTATCTGGATCATGTGAATACCCTCCTCCTCAAAAGGTTGCAAAATATATGAGTTCTACTGAAATGGAGTAA